The following are encoded together in the Vigna unguiculata cultivar IT97K-499-35 chromosome 2, ASM411807v1, whole genome shotgun sequence genome:
- the LOC114174471 gene encoding uncharacterized protein LOC114174471, with translation MQTREEEVTWTNFRRRFLEKYFPDSAKHEHEAEFLTLKQGSLSVQAYVERFEYLSRFYSQTVTEEWHCREHLRRDCTKPAGSGGNSVSTRKCYACNQPGHFANKCPNKNTTPGSRSQPPSSDRLRAVGRVFVMTNTKATRSGNLILNYCLLYGNSVFVLFDSEASHSFVSHDCVKKLGLSTRDLGCELILSTPAFGQVSTNLACVGCSMEVEGM, from the exons ATGCAGACCCGAGAGGAGGAGGTGACATGGACCAACTTCAGAAGGAGATTCTTGGAGAAGTACTTTCCAGATAGCGCTAAACACGAGCATGAGGCGGAATTTCTCACTCTAAAGCAGGGGAGTTTGTCGGTGCAGGCATATGTGGAGAGGTTTGAATATCTCTCGAGGTTCTACTCACAGACTGTTACTGAGGAGTGGCATTGCA GAGAACATCTGAGGAGAGATTGCACTAAACCAGCTGGCAGTGGAGGCAACAGTGTTAGCACTCGTAAGTGCTATGCATGTAATCAGCCGGGGCACTTTGCTAACAAGTGTCCTAATAAGAATACCACCCCTGGATCACGATCTCAGCCACCTTCGTCTGATAGACTGAGAGCAGTAGGCCGAGTATTTGTCATGACCAACACAAAGGCCACCCGGTCAGGTAACCTCATTCTAAATTACTGCTTATTGTATGGTAATAGTGTGTTTGTGCTATTTGACTCAGAAGCTTCACACTCCTTCGTATCCCACGACTGTGTGAAGAAGCTGGGATTGTCGACTCGTGACCTGGGATGCGAGTTGATACTCTCGACACCAGCATTTGGACAAGTTTCAACAAATTTAGCCTGTGTTGGATGCTCGATGGAAGTAGAGGGCATGTGA